A DNA window from Ctenopharyngodon idella isolate HZGC_01 chromosome 8, HZGC01, whole genome shotgun sequence contains the following coding sequences:
- the gins4 gene encoding DNA replication complex GINS protein SLD5: MSDGSDLSAGEEGQEDVLTPAELITKLEEAWLNEKFSPELLENKSELVECVMEQITHMEENLQRVRKGDVKASVHRMEIDRIRFVLSSYLRSRLQKIEKFFPHVLEKEKSRSDGDPSFLSPEEFAFAKEYLANTEVYLRAVALKHMPPNLQSIDMLKAVPEPCLDSFVFLRVKERQENILVEPETDEQREYVVDLDEGSQHLMRYRTIAPLVSSGAVQLI, from the exons ATGTCAGATGGCAGTGATCTCAGTGCAGGAGAAGAGGGTCAGGAGGATGTGTTGACCCCAGCAGAGCTCATCACCAAACTGGAGGAG GCTTGGCTTAATGAGaagttttctccagagctgttGGAGAACAAGTCCGAGTTGGTGGAGTGTGTGATGGAGCAGATCACACACATG GAGGAAAATCTCCAGAGGGTGAGGAAAGGTGATGTGAAGGCCAGTGTCCACCGCATGGAGATCGATCGCATCCGCTTCGTTCTGAGCAGCTACCTGCGCTCCAGGCTCCAGAAG ATAGAGAAGTTTTTCCCTCATGTTTTGGAGAAAGAAAAGTCACGTTCGGATGGAGATCCTTCGTTTCTCTCTCCTGAAGAGTTTGCCTTCGCTAAAGA GTATCTGGCCAACACTGAGGTTTACCTGCGAGCCGTGGCTCTGAAACACATGCCTCCAAACCTGCAGAGCATCGACATGCTGAAGGCCG ttCCTGAGCCGTGTCTGGACTCGTTCGTTTTCctgagagtgaaagagaggCAGGAGAATATCCTGGTGGAGCCTGAGACTGATGAGCAGAG GGAGTACGTTGTGGACTTGGATGAAGGTTCGCAGCACCTGATGCGTTACCGTACTATAGCGCCTCTAGTGTCCAGTGGTGCAGTGCAACTTATTTGA